The stretch of DNA GCGATGCTCGATCTCGCCCTCGAACAGCCAGCTGACCGTCTGCAGCCCGGTGTGCGGGTGCGGCAGGACGTTCATGCCGCCGCTGGAGGAGACCGGCTCGGGTCCGTAATGGTCGGCGAAACACCACGCGCCGATCATCGAGCGGGAATGCGTCGGGAGGGTCCGCCGAACCAGCATCGCGCGGATGCCGCCGAGCGGAACTTCACGGGGCTCGACCACCTCGACTCCGGTCGCCGACGTCGCCGAGCAACCGATCTCGACGGGCTGCGCTTCGAGATTGCTCATGGCGACGAGGATAGCGCCCTCGCCGGGTTCAGGCCTGCAGGCGGAATCGCAGTGCGGCGACGAGGTCGTCCACCGCCGATGCGAGCACGTCGACGCGGGCGGCCGCGTCGGGGGCGACGAGTGCGCGATGGCGGTCGGCCGCGCCCAGCGGGAGATCGGAGGCGGCCCGGAAACTGGCGGCGGTGGCGTCGTCGCCCGCGTAGTCGACCGGCTCGGCGAGCTGCGAGGCGATCCACCGCAGCTGTCGGTCGCGGCGCCCGCCCTGTCCGCACAGCAGCTGCAGTTCGGCCCGCTTCTCGAGCAGCGGGTCCCAGTCCGGTTCGTCGCCCGCCGCATCCGGCGCCATCCGAGTACGGGCGCGCGGATACGGGTCGTCGGGCAGCCATTCGTCGACGACGATCCGCGCCGTTCCGCGACACGCCAGCGAGTACTGGCGCGGTCCGCTCTCGGCCCACTGCTCGACGCGCGCCAGCGTGCCGACATGCTCGCGGTCGTCGCCGCCCCCGACTTCGGATCCGCGTTGGATGAGGACGACGCCGAACGTCGAGTCGCCGACGAGGACGTCGTCGAGCATCGTCGCGTACCGGGGTTCGAAGATGCGCAGGGGCAGCGCCTCACCCGGCAGAAGGACCGAGCCGAGCGGGAACATCGGAGTCATCGCCGCGCCCCGCTCGGTGCGGCACCCTGCTCGATGAGCAGGGTCGGTGTTCCGAACGCACGGTCGCGCACCGTGCACACCCGGGTGCCCGGCTTCCGACCGGCCCGCACGTCACCGGCGTCCAGTCCCGCGTCGACCAGGTTCCGTCGATCGGCGTCGATGTCGGCGGACAGCCAGGCGATCCCGGCGAACCGATCGCGCTCGGCCATCGCGGGACCCGCGACCACTTCGACGATCACGGTCGCCGTACGGAAGAACAGCTGGGTCACATCGTCGTCCAACGCCCGCGCGCGACGCAGGCTCATCCCGAGCCGGCCCGCGTAGAGTGCGATCGCCGCGTCGGCGTCCGGGTGGGTCAGCAGGACGTGATCGATCCGGCGGGCGGCCGCATCGTCGGAGGTCACCGAGGTGATGCCGATCGGCGCACATCCGATGTCCGCCGACCTCTCGTCCCGATCGACGACGTCGAGCCCGCGACGGCGCAGTTGCACCCGTGCCTCGGGCAGGTCGGCGACCGCGAAGTCGACGTGCGGGTCGTCGGCGGTCCCGAACTCGACGACGCCGTTGCCCGCTGTCGCGCGTGTCGCTCCTGCCCGCCCGCCGACGAGGATCCGGTAGGCCGCGGCCGACGCGACCGGATCGGTGACGGGCAGGATCAGTCGGACGTCGGAGACTGCGATCGGATCGCGCGGGATGCTCACCAGCCCATCGTGACACAGCCGCGCGCGACCTCGACACGGGCGAACGGTAAGTTGGACGATCGGGGTGGAGGAGCGAAGGAGACCGCAGTGCCCGCCGACGAGGCAGTCGAAGTCGACACCGACGAGTCGTCGCCGACCCCGCCGCGGCCGCACCTCTCGCGGTGGATCACCGCCTACCGCAAGCACCTGTCGTTCACCGGGGCGTGTCTGGCCACCGTCTTCTTCTGGTTCTCGGTGACGCCGTCGTTGCTTCCGCGCGGACCGCTGTTCCAGGGCATCGTCGGAGCGTGCGCCGCGGCCGTCGGCTACTGCCTCGGAGTGTTCTGCTCGTGGCTGGCCCGCTACCTGGTGTCACGGACGCGGCCGTGGCGGCATCCGCCCGCCGCGGCATGGATCGGACTCGGCGTGGTCGGCGCCGTCGTGACCTCGGTGATGCTGTACTTCTTCTCCGTCTGGCAGGACGAACTGCGCGACATGATGGGCGTGCAGCGCTTGGCGTGGACCGCCTATCCGGAGATCCTCTCGATCGCCGTCGGCGTGTTCGCGCTGATCCTCGTGGTCGGTCAGGCGTGGGGCGCTCTGGTGCGGCTGCTCTCGCGCAGGCTGGCGCGCGTGGTTCCGCCGCGGATCTCCGCCGGCGTATCGACCCTCGCGGTGATCCTGGTGAGCGTGTTCTTCATCAACGGCGTCCTGTCGCCCTATGTGATGGACGGTCTGAACTCGACGTTCGCCGCGGTCAACGAGGAGTCGACGCCCGATTCGGCACCACCGGAGTCCTCGCTCAAGTCCGGCGGTCCGGGTTCGCTGGTCAGTTGGGCGAGCCTGGGGCGGATGGGGCGGGCGTTCGTCTCCACGGGACCGTCGCGGCGCGACGTGGCCGCGTTCACCGGTCGGCGGGCGAAGGAGCCGATCCGGGTGTACGTCGGCGTCGATTCGGCGCCGGACATCGACACCGCCGCCGACCTCGCCGTCCGGGAACTGGTCCGGACCGGTGCGTTCGACCGCAAGCTGATCGGGATCGCGTCGGCGACGGGTACCGGGTGGGTCAACCGTGCCAACCCGGACACGCTCGAGTACATGTACGGCGGGGACACCGCGACGGTGTCGATGCAGTACTCGACCCTGCCGAGCTGGTTGTCGTTCGTGGTCGATCAGGAACGCGCTCGACAGGCCGGACGCGCCCTGTTCGAAGCCGTCGACAAGCTCGTCCGCGCGATCCCGGAGGCCAGGCGGCCGATGATCGTCGTCTACGGCGAGAGTCTGGGCACGTTCGCGGCCGAGTCGCCCTTCGGTTCGATACCGACGATGGCGGCGCGCACCGACGGCGCACTGCTGACCGGGCCGACGTTCAGCAACACTCTCTGGCACGACACGACGAACAATCGAGATCGCGGATCTCCCGCCTACCTTCCCGTCTACGAGGACGGCGGTCAGGTCCGGTTCATCACCGATCCGGCCGACCTCGATCGGCCCGCCGACGCGCCGTGGCCCAAGACCCGCATCGTCTACCTGCAGCACGCGTCCGATCCGATCGCCTGGTGGTCGCCCGAACTCGTTCTGGGCAAGCCGGACTGGCTGTCCGAGGCGCGCGGGCCCGATGTGCTCGACGCCACCGAGTGGATTCCGTTCGTCACATTCCTCCAGGTACTGGCCGACATGGCCGTCGCCGCCGACGTCCCCGACGGTCACGGCCACAACTATCTGGCGGCCATTCCGAAGGCCTGGGACCGCATCCTGGAACCGCCCGGGTGGACCGACGCCGACACCGATCGGCTGCTCCCCCGGCTGACGCGCGACTGATCGCTACCAGCGGGTAACCTTCGTTCCATGAGCAATGATGCGAACACTCCGGCCTACCGCGACTCCGACCAGTACAAGGCGTTCGACGTGACCGTCGCCGACCACGTCGCCGAGGTCACCTTGATCGGCCCGTCGAAGGGCAATGCGATGGGGCCGGACTTCTGGGCCGAGCTCGTCCCGCTGTTCGAGGGCATCGACGCCGACAAGGATGTGCGCGCCGTCGTCCTGACCGGCTCCGGAAAGCACTTCTCGTTCGGACTCGATCTGCCCGCGATGGGCGCCGACCTCGCGCCGGTGCTGGCCCCCGACGCGAAGGCGGGCCCGCGCACCGAGTTCCACGACATGGTCAAGCGCATGCAGCGGGGCGTCAACACGCTCGCGGACTGCCGCAAGCCGGTCGTCGCCGCCGTCTCCGGCTGGTGCATCGGCGGGGGCGTGGACCTGATCACCGCGGCCGACATCCGCGTCGCGAGCGCCGACGCCAAGTTCAGCGTCCGTGAGGTGAAGGTCGGCATGGTCGCCGACATGGGCTCACTGGCCCGTCTCCCGCTGATCGTCGGGGACGGCCACACCCGCGAACTCGCATTGACCGGTAAAGACATCGACGCCGCGCGCGCCGAGAAGATCGGACTGATCAGCGACGTCTACGACGATCAGGGCGCCGCCCTGGCCGCGGCGCGCGGCATCGCGGCCGAGATCGCCGCGAATCCGCCGCTCGTCGTCCAGGGCGTCAAAGACGTCCTCGACCACTCGCGCAGCGCCGCCGTCGACGACAGCCTGCGCTTCGTCGCCGCGTGGAACGCCGCCTTCCTGCCGAGCGCCGATCTCACCGAGGCGATCTCGGCGGTGTTCGAGAAGCGGACACCGGACTTCGCGGGCGAGTAGATCGTCGGATCCGGACTCACGCCGCGGGGCGATCGTCTCGACACGCCCGCCGCCGGCGGCGTGAGTCCGTTCCGACTGGTCCGGTCAGCCCGGCGTCAGGCGGAACACCGGGATCAGGCGGTCGGTGCGCTGTTCGTACAGGTCGAAGTTCGGCCACACCGCGCGCAGGGTCTGCCAGGCGACGGCACGGTCGTCGCCGGTCAGTTCGGCGGCCGCGAACGGTGCTCCGCCGATCCGGACCTGCCCCGCGGCACGCACGTTGTGCACCCACGCCGGCGTCTTCGGGCCGCCGAAGTACGAACCCGCGATCAGCCACTCGGGGCCCTGCGGCACCGCCAGCAGGGTGGTGGTGTGCTCGGCGCCGCTGCGGCGTCCGACGACGGTCATCGTCAGGCTCGGCAGGCCGGCGATGCGCAGCAGATCGACGCGTCCACCGCTCACCGTCTGGATCAGACCGTCGACCTTCACGATGGTCGGCAGATGCCTCGGCATCCACGGAATGGATCCGATCCGAACGGCGAGCGGTGTCAGCAGTCCCATTGTTCGCGTCCCGTCAGCTCAGCGACTCGGTGAGCTGAGCGGCGATCAGCTTCGCGACGGCCGCCGGGTTCGCCAGCTCACCGCCCTCGGCGAGTACGGCCGACGCGTACACCAGCGACGCCGCATCGGCCAGAGCCGAGTGATCCTCGGTCTCGTCGAACTTCGCGCGCAGGCTCGTCACGAGCGCGTGATCGGGGTTCAGTTCCAGGATGCGCTTGGAGTGCGGCACGGGCTGACCGGACGCGCGGTACAGCTTCTCCAGCTGCGGAGTCATCGAGAACTCGTCGCCCACCAGGCACGCCGCCGAATCGGTCAGACGCGAGGTCAGGCGCACCGAGGAGACGTCGTCGGCGAGGGTCTCCCCGAGCCAGTCCATCAGCGGTGAGAACTCCTCGTTCTGCGCCTCGTCGGCGGTGTCGGCATCGTCGCCGTCGAGGTCGACGACACCCTTGGCGACCGACACGAACTTCTTGCCGTCGAACTCGGGAACCGCGGTGACCCACACCTCGTCGACGGGATCGGACAGCAGGAGCACCTCGATGCCCTTGGCGGCGAACGCCTCCAGATGCGGGCTCGCTTCGAGCTGCGTCCGCGACTCGCCCGTCATGTAGTAGATGACGTCCTGTCCGTCGGCCATCCGAGTCACGTAGTCGGCCAGGCGGGTCGGTTCGGTCTCCGACCGCGTCGAGGCGAACACCGACGCCTTCAAGATCGCCTGCGCGTTGTCGGAGTCGTTGACCAACCCCTCCTTGAAGACGCGGCCGAAGTTCTCCCAGAACGTCGCGTA from Gordonia humi encodes:
- a CDS encoding crotonase/enoyl-CoA hydratase family protein, which produces MSNDANTPAYRDSDQYKAFDVTVADHVAEVTLIGPSKGNAMGPDFWAELVPLFEGIDADKDVRAVVLTGSGKHFSFGLDLPAMGADLAPVLAPDAKAGPRTEFHDMVKRMQRGVNTLADCRKPVVAAVSGWCIGGGVDLITAADIRVASADAKFSVREVKVGMVADMGSLARLPLIVGDGHTRELALTGKDIDAARAEKIGLISDVYDDQGAALAAARGIAAEIAANPPLVVQGVKDVLDHSRSAAVDDSLRFVAAWNAAFLPSADLTEAISAVFEKRTPDFAGE
- a CDS encoding LON peptidase substrate-binding domain-containing protein; translation: MTPMFPLGSVLLPGEALPLRIFEPRYATMLDDVLVGDSTFGVVLIQRGSEVGGGDDREHVGTLARVEQWAESGPRQYSLACRGTARIVVDEWLPDDPYPRARTRMAPDAAGDEPDWDPLLEKRAELQLLCGQGGRRDRQLRWIASQLAEPVDYAGDDATAASFRAASDLPLGAADRHRALVAPDAAARVDVLASAVDDLVAALRFRLQA
- a CDS encoding nitroreductase family deazaflavin-dependent oxidoreductase, with the translated sequence MGLLTPLAVRIGSIPWMPRHLPTIVKVDGLIQTVSGGRVDLLRIAGLPSLTMTVVGRRSGAEHTTTLLAVPQGPEWLIAGSYFGGPKTPAWVHNVRAAGQVRIGGAPFAAAELTGDDRAVAWQTLRAVWPNFDLYEQRTDRLIPVFRLTPG
- a CDS encoding alpha/beta hydrolase; translated protein: MTQPRATSTRANGKLDDRGGGAKETAVPADEAVEVDTDESSPTPPRPHLSRWITAYRKHLSFTGACLATVFFWFSVTPSLLPRGPLFQGIVGACAAAVGYCLGVFCSWLARYLVSRTRPWRHPPAAAWIGLGVVGAVVTSVMLYFFSVWQDELRDMMGVQRLAWTAYPEILSIAVGVFALILVVGQAWGALVRLLSRRLARVVPPRISAGVSTLAVILVSVFFINGVLSPYVMDGLNSTFAAVNEESTPDSAPPESSLKSGGPGSLVSWASLGRMGRAFVSTGPSRRDVAAFTGRRAKEPIRVYVGVDSAPDIDTAADLAVRELVRTGAFDRKLIGIASATGTGWVNRANPDTLEYMYGGDTATVSMQYSTLPSWLSFVVDQERARQAGRALFEAVDKLVRAIPEARRPMIVVYGESLGTFAAESPFGSIPTMAARTDGALLTGPTFSNTLWHDTTNNRDRGSPAYLPVYEDGGQVRFITDPADLDRPADAPWPKTRIVYLQHASDPIAWWSPELVLGKPDWLSEARGPDVLDATEWIPFVTFLQVLADMAVAADVPDGHGHNYLAAIPKAWDRILEPPGWTDADTDRLLPRLTRD
- a CDS encoding VOC family protein; amino-acid sequence: MSIPRDPIAVSDVRLILPVTDPVASAAAYRILVGGRAGATRATAGNGVVEFGTADDPHVDFAVADLPEARVQLRRRGLDVVDRDERSADIGCAPIGITSVTSDDAAARRIDHVLLTHPDADAAIALYAGRLGMSLRRARALDDDVTQLFFRTATVIVEVVAGPAMAERDRFAGIAWLSADIDADRRNLVDAGLDAGDVRAGRKPGTRVCTVRDRAFGTPTLLIEQGAAPSGARR